TTATTTTACACGATCTGGTTCGTAATCATAGAAACCAGTATCCAAACCACGATTAGCTGGATGTAATTTGCGGATTTCTTCATCAAACAGATAGGCTTGATCCTGTGTAAATGTTCCTTTTTGAATCAAATCACGGGCCTTGACAAAGTACTCTGTAATCTTGACAAAGTTTTCACCCGGACAGTAGACACCATCAAGTTTCCAATGATCAAAGCCATGTTCTACCAACTCAGACAATTTGGTCATCATATTCAAGTCATTATTTGAGAAGATATGGGTTCCATGTTTGTCCTCATAGACTGAATAGTGAGAATTGGGATCTCCTGGTTCTGCTAAGAACAGATCGCGATCTTTGGTCACAGATTCTTCTGTCTTGATGAAGTTGTAATAATTCTGAAGAAGAGGTCGTTTCGAATGGTGGATAATGCTAGCACCATAGACCAAGACCTCTGCTGGAATCTGAAGATTCTCAGCCATTACGAATAATTCGGCAGATGGAATCTCACGAGCCAAAACAGCCTCAGAAGCTCCTGCCTGTTTTCCCCAGAAATTGATCTGGCGGCTAGAAGTGACCATAGTTGAGGCATCGTAAATCGTTTTGAATGGATAGCCATCTCGTTTCAAGACATAAAAAACGCCCGCATCTCCGACAGTAATATAATCAGCCTGAATTTCCTTTAGAAAATCTAGGAAAGGCTTGATTGAATCCATCATCGATTGGTGCATCAGTGCATTTACAGCTACTGTCAATTCTTTCCCAGCAGCATGGACTAGTTGGGCAATTCGATTTATTTCGTCATAGCTTAAAGTTTGAGGCAATCGTAATCCGTAGTCTTTTTCACCGACATAGATTCGGTCAACCCCTGCATCAATCAGGGCTTGCGCTTGCTCAACACTCTCTGCTGTTGCTGTAATAATAATATTTTTCATAGAACCATTATAACAAAAATTCCGATATTCTAGAAAAATTTATTCATTTTGTAAAATTTGTAACATTTTTGTAACATTTATATTCCTGAATTCATGATAGAATAATAGAGTACTGTTAGGAGAGAGAAAATGCCCGTAAGAAATTTAAGACACTATGAAGAAGAAGAATTCGATTATATCGAATTAACCAAACAAACCCAAGAAACCCCTATTCAGGACTATGCTCCTGAAGTTGAACCCGCACCTCAATTAAGTGAATTGCTATATTTTTTAAATATCGCTATTTTCTGTGTGTTGACGGTTGTATTTAGTTTTATCTTTTTAGCGACAAAAATGAATACCTTCTTTGCGTTTGCTTTAGCGATTGGTTCTAGTTTTGCTAGTATTCAAGGGTTCCGAATTTACTACAATAAACGAAAAAAATAAAAATCAGGTTCGCCTGATTTTTTTATTTACTCGAATTATTTTAATTGGATTAACAGTTGGAAGACAAAACTTAACTGCCAATTGCTATCTTACCTTCCATAAAAAATGAGGCTCTGTGAGCCTCATTTTTTATACTTCTTTTGTTTCTTCTTCAGCTGCTTCTTCAGAATCTTTTTCATCCAACTCTAAAACGATGTCTTCTGATTCTGTTTGTTTGCGAATGGATTGAACCAAGTCATTGCCACTTAGATTTTCTTTTTGAAGTTTATCCTTAAATGAGTGATAGACTTCTTGAGATTTTTCAACCACATCTTGCGTTTTTTCTTTGACAGATTCCAAAACAGTTCCTGTCGTAATTTCTCCAGAACCAACTTTTTCTTTGGTTTGTTGGATCACTTCTGCTGCTTGTTTTGAAACATCCTTAGCAGTTTGTTTCACCGATTCATGTACTTCTTGAGGATCTTCTTGATAATCTTTTACGAAGCGCACCACTTTTTTAGTGACTTTCTTTCCTTGCTCAGTTGATAAATAGTAGGCTGCTGAAGCACCTGAAATCACACCAATTAATAAACTAGATAAACGTCCCATATTCTTCCTCGATTCTATTTAAATAATTTTGAAGCCATCTTAATCGCTTTTAATCCGATAGAGGCTTTCACTGTTTTTCCACCAGCTGATACAGCTTTGACACTCAATTGACGGGCTTGATCATTCAAATCTGAAACAGACTCTGAAAGATCCGCCACGGCTGTAAAGAGTGGGGCAATCGTTGCAACTTTTTGATTCAAATCATCCGTTAAAACATTGACTTTTGCCAATAGATCATTGGTCTGATGCAAGGTGACATTGACATCTGATGTCAAAACTTGGATGGTTTTTTGCGTCTCATCTACAACTTTTCCAATCTTTGAGAGGAAAAAAATCATATAAATGACAAGCGCTACTAAGGCAAGGCCTAAGAGGCCGTAGGCAATTTCAATAAACATATATTACTCCTTTGCTTCTACATAATAAGGGGCTTTTTTGCGACGTTGGTAGATGATGATGGCGAGTCCAACTAAAATCAGGATCATCGACAACCACTGGGAAACACGTAAGCCCGCAAACATCAGGCTATCTGTCCGCATTCCTTCGATGATCATCCGACCAAAACCATACCAGATAAGGTAAAAGGCTGTGATCTCACCTTGTCGCAAAAATTGGGGCTTCCTACGAAGAATCAAGATCAAGAGAAATCCTAACAGATTCCAACTGGATTCATATAAGAACGTTGGCTGACGGTAACTACCATCTATATACATTTGGTCTCGAATAAAAGAGGGCAGGTAGTTAAGACTTTTAACAGCAGCTCCATAAGCTTCCTGGTTAAAGAAGTTCCCCCAACGTCCAATACTCTGTGCAATCATGACGCTTGGGGCCGCAATATCTAAGAAATCAATTGGCTCAATCAAGCGTCTACGAGAGAATAGATAGAGGACAAGGGCACCTGTCAAGAGGCCACCATAAATCGCGATTCCTCCGTTCCAGATAGCAAAAATCTCACCAAGGTGCTGGCTATAATAGCCCCATTCGAAAGTAACGTAATAGAGTCTGGCACCCACAATCGCAAGAGGAAAAGCAATCAGAATGAAATCAATGATGGCATCTGGATCAATTTTCTTACGAGGCGCTTCTTTCATGGAAAGATAAACAGCTAGAATCAAACCAGAGACAATACAAATTGCGTACCAACGAATACTGATCGGACCTAATTGAAGGGCTACTGGATTCATTCCTTCACCTCATTTTGACTAATCAACTGGGACAAACGTTCTTCAAAGGTTTTAGTGGCATCATAGCCCATTTGTTTGGCACGAACATTCATGGCTGCTGCTTCAATCACGACCGAAATATTTCGACCTGTCTTCACTGGAATGCGAATACGAGGAATGGTGACTCCACCGATTTCCAACTCTTCTGCGTTGTTACCAAGACGATCATAAGTTTGGTCCTTAGCATAATTTTCCAGGTAAACGTCGATTTGAACTTGTGAAGAATCCTTCACAGCACTCGCACCGTATAGACTCATGACATCGATAATCCCGACACCACGGATTTCTAGTAGGTGACGTAGGATTTCAGCAGGCTCTCCCCAAAGGGTCATCTCATCTCTCGCATAGATATCGACTCGGTCATCCGCTACGAGACGGTGACCCCGCTTGACAAGTTCCAAAGCTGTCTCGCTCTTACCGATCCCGCTATCTCCTTGGATCAAGACCCCCATCCCATAAATATCCATCAAAACACCATGAACACTGGTACGTTCTGCCAAGCGGCTATCCAAATAACTGGATAACTCACCAGACAAACGGCTCGTCGCAACATTGCTCTTTAAAATAGCCAGCTGCTTCTCTTCCGCAGCCCGTAACATTTCTTCTGGAATGTCCAAATTCCGCGCGACAATGATGACAGGTGTCTCTGGTTGGAACATCTTGCGTAAAACTTGATGTCGGTTGTGAGAGCTCATCTTCACCAGGTAGGACCATTCTTTCATTCCTACAAGCTGAATCCGCTCAGGTGTGTAATAGTCAAAATAGCCCGTCATTTCAAGACCTGGACGTGAGATGTCCGCAGTCGTAATTTCCTTGCTTAAGAGGTTATCATCCCCATAAACAACTGACAGACGAAGCTTTTCCTGTATATCGCGAACAGTAACTGCCATATCATTCTCCCTTTTAAAATTCTCTCTCTATTATAGCAGATTTTCTCTTCAGACGAGAGACTGAAGTGTCATTTGAATGATCCATTTTCAACTCCTTTTTAAGGCAAGCAAAAAGAGGCCAAGACAATTGTCTCTAACCTCTAGGAAATGATGGTAACATCTGAAGAATGCTCCAGCCTTCAGCCTTGCAAGAAATCTTTGATCATGGATTTGATTCCAGTCGAGACAGCATAGACCACCGCATTGGAAGGAAATGCAATCAATCCGAGCATAAAGGCGATAGGTCCTCCCCCCAACAAGGACAAAACCAGATACAACATCGGCAGAAATAAAATCGAAAACCGATAAATTTGTGGCTCTCTTGCCCTTTCTGTTGTCAGAAACAAGAGGTAGAAGAGACTATTCCAAATGCCCAGTGGATAAAGGGCCATTCCGATAAAAACTGTTCCAACTCCTTCTCCAAAAACACAATTTAAAATGAAAAACTGTCCTATAAAACTGAAGAAGAGATATAGAATAAAAGCAAGGTAATAGAACTTCTGCTTCACCCGGAACTCCTTTTAGAAAAACGGACTATCATTCTGATCATGGATGGGTTCAGCCTCTTTTCTCCGACGAGGTCGAGGGCCATCGTCAAATATTTCCTGCTCCTCTTCCTTATAAGGTAAGGTCGTATCTAACAGCAAGTAGATAATCACACCGATAAAGGCATGGGAGACTGTAAAGAGTATAAACAAGAAGCGTAATAGCATTACACTCAGACCAAATTTATCAGCCAGCCCAGCTAGCACACCTGAAACCAGGCGGTGGCGTTTTGATTTGTAAAATGATGATGTCATTTGATTTTCCTCTTTCTAGTTAGACCTATTTTAGCAGAGTCTAACTAGAAAGAGATCCGCCTAAAGACCGATTCTCATTCCTGTCTCATTTCAAGGAATTGCAGACGACCGTGACAGCGACCGCAAGCATATTTCTTCAGATCGATTTTTCGCTTTCGCCTATACTCTTGTCTACAATGAGAACATCGGTAGAGATAAACTCGCTTTTTTCTCGATTTTTCTGGTAGAGGTGGTGTGAATCGAAGTCCATCCACTTGCTGAAGGAGCTGTTTAAAGGCTGGATCTTTGTGGCGATAGCCTTTTCCTTGATCGTAAAGATGGTAGTGGCAGAGCTCATGGCGGATTATTTTCCGAAAGGTCTCTAATCCGAAAGCTTGATATATTTTCGGGTTAAAATCGAGGTGTCGATCCTTGGGAAAGAAACGGCCTCCAGTGGTTTGAAGACGCGCATTCCACTCTGCTTGATGGCGAAATTCTCTCCCAAAATCTTCCAGAGATACCTGGCGTACATAGTCAGTCAGATTCATTCGGTGCTACCAAACTGAGGTTGACTTTTTCGCGTTCCACGTCGATCTTCTTCACCCAGACCGTCACTACATCTCCTACAGAGACGACTTGGCTTGGATGCTTGATAAATTGCTTGCTCATATGGGAGATATGAATCAAGCCATCCTCGTGAATGCCAATATCGACAAAGGCTCCGAAATCAACCACATTGCGCACAACCCCTTCTAATTTTTGACCAATGTGGAGGTCTTTAATATCCAAGACATCCTGACGGAGCACTGGTGCATCAAAGGAATCCCGCAAATCACGACCTGGTTTTAGGAGATCGGCAATGATATCTTTCAGGGTTTCTGGTCCCAGATCCAGCTGAGTAGACATCTCCTTTATGTTCACAGCTTTTAATTTTTCCTGAGCTGATGCATCGAGTTCGGTAATTTCAAGAAGTTGAAAGAGCTTTTCAACTTCCTGGTAACTTTCAGGGTGAACGCCGGTATTGTCCAAAATGTTTTTACTTTCAGGAATGCGTAAGAATCCGGCAGCCTGCTCAAAAGCCTTGGCTCCGAGACGAGGGACTTTTTTTATCTGTGCCCGTGAAAGGATCATTCCTTCTTCTTCCCGGTATTTGACGATATTTTCAGAGATGGTTTTATTCAGTCCTGCTACATGCGCTAAGAGAGACGGACTAGCGGTATTGATATTGACCCCAACTTGGTTAACAACCGTATCCACCACAAAGTCCAAGCCTTCGGTCAATTTCTTCTGATTGACATCGTGCTGGTATTGACCCACACCAATCGATTTGGCGTCA
Above is a window of Streptococcus sp. LPB0220 DNA encoding:
- a CDS encoding peptidase U32 family protein → MKNIIITATAESVEQAQALIDAGVDRIYVGEKDYGLRLPQTLSYDEINRIAQLVHAAGKELTVAVNALMHQSMMDSIKPFLDFLKEIQADYITVGDAGVFYVLKRDGYPFKTIYDASTMVTSSRQINFWGKQAGASEAVLAREIPSAELFVMAENLQIPAEVLVYGASIIHHSKRPLLQNYYNFIKTEESVTKDRDLFLAEPGDPNSHYSVYEDKHGTHIFSNNDLNMMTKLSELVEHGFDHWKLDGVYCPGENFVKITEYFVKARDLIQKGTFTQDQAYLFDEEIRKLHPANRGLDTGFYDYEPDRVK
- the hprK gene encoding HPr(Ser) kinase/phosphatase gives rise to the protein MAVTVRDIQEKLRLSVVYGDDNLLSKEITTADISRPGLEMTGYFDYYTPERIQLVGMKEWSYLVKMSSHNRHQVLRKMFQPETPVIIVARNLDIPEEMLRAAEEKQLAILKSNVATSRLSGELSSYLDSRLAERTSVHGVLMDIYGMGVLIQGDSGIGKSETALELVKRGHRLVADDRVDIYARDEMTLWGEPAEILRHLLEIRGVGIIDVMSLYGASAVKDSSQVQIDVYLENYAKDQTYDRLGNNAEELEIGGVTIPRIRIPVKTGRNISVVIEAAAMNVRAKQMGYDATKTFEERLSQLISQNEVKE
- the lgt gene encoding prolipoprotein diacylglyceryl transferase codes for the protein MNPVALQLGPISIRWYAICIVSGLILAVYLSMKEAPRKKIDPDAIIDFILIAFPLAIVGARLYYVTFEWGYYSQHLGEIFAIWNGGIAIYGGLLTGALVLYLFSRRRLIEPIDFLDIAAPSVMIAQSIGRWGNFFNQEAYGAAVKSLNYLPSFIRDQMYIDGSYRQPTFLYESSWNLLGFLLILILRRKPQFLRQGEITAFYLIWYGFGRMIIEGMRTDSLMFAGLRVSQWLSMILILVGLAIIIYQRRKKAPYYVEAKE
- a CDS encoding DUF3270 family protein, encoding MPVRNLRHYEEEEFDYIELTKQTQETPIQDYAPEVEPAPQLSELLYFLNIAIFCVLTVVFSFIFLATKMNTFFAFALAIGSSFASIQGFRIYYNKRKK
- a CDS encoding PspC domain-containing protein, yielding MTSSFYKSKRHRLVSGVLAGLADKFGLSVMLLRFLFILFTVSHAFIGVIIYLLLDTTLPYKEEEQEIFDDGPRPRRRKEAEPIHDQNDSPFF
- a CDS encoding YtxH domain-containing protein, with the protein product MGRLSSLLIGVISGASAAYYLSTEQGKKVTKKVVRFVKDYQEDPQEVHESVKQTAKDVSKQAAEVIQQTKEKVGSGEITTGTVLESVKEKTQDVVEKSQEVYHSFKDKLQKENLSGNDLVQSIRKQTESEDIVLELDEKDSEEAAEEETKEV
- a CDS encoding SprT family protein, with product MNLTDYVRQVSLEDFGREFRHQAEWNARLQTTGGRFFPKDRHLDFNPKIYQAFGLETFRKIIRHELCHYHLYDQGKGYRHKDPAFKQLLQQVDGLRFTPPLPEKSRKKRVYLYRCSHCRQEYRRKRKIDLKKYACGRCHGRLQFLEMRQE
- a CDS encoding DUF948 domain-containing protein gives rise to the protein MFIEIAYGLLGLALVALVIYMIFFLSKIGKVVDETQKTIQVLTSDVNVTLHQTNDLLAKVNVLTDDLNQKVATIAPLFTAVADLSESVSDLNDQARQLSVKAVSAGGKTVKASIGLKAIKMASKLFK